A single region of the Corallococcus caeni genome encodes:
- a CDS encoding YoaK family protein, producing the protein MFSAQSSPQSRRAYSRLAVLLSSVAGAVNAVGFVALGAHASHMSGNMATLGESLAQGRWDTARLPAQLMGLFVAGAFCATGLLDASRHRTRGRHVAALLVEALVLGGVGLGMASMPGTRAPALLWGIAFAMGLQNALVTRVSGAVVRTTHVTGLLTDIGIQLVQMLAWVRDGVRGEGAPGLWRRVRDLPSAVQFERTRLHLGLALAFLAGSALGPYLFLRHGAVTLLLPCAVLGVLAALDVRMNIKPAASPAAPGH; encoded by the coding sequence ATGTTCAGTGCCCAGTCGTCGCCCCAGTCCCGCCGTGCCTACTCCCGCCTCGCCGTGCTGCTGTCCTCCGTGGCCGGCGCGGTCAACGCCGTGGGGTTCGTGGCGCTGGGCGCGCACGCGTCCCACATGTCCGGCAACATGGCCACGCTGGGCGAGTCCCTGGCCCAGGGCCGCTGGGACACGGCGCGGCTGCCCGCGCAGCTGATGGGGCTGTTCGTCGCCGGGGCCTTCTGCGCGACGGGGCTGCTGGACGCCTCCCGGCACCGCACGCGAGGACGGCACGTGGCCGCGCTGCTGGTGGAGGCGCTCGTGCTGGGCGGCGTGGGCCTGGGCATGGCGTCCATGCCGGGCACGCGCGCGCCGGCGCTGCTCTGGGGCATCGCCTTCGCCATGGGGCTGCAGAACGCGCTCGTCACACGGGTGTCCGGCGCGGTGGTGCGCACCACGCACGTGACGGGGCTGCTCACGGACATCGGCATCCAGCTGGTGCAGATGCTGGCGTGGGTGCGCGACGGCGTCCGGGGAGAAGGCGCGCCAGGGCTGTGGCGCCGCGTGAGGGACCTGCCCTCCGCCGTGCAGTTCGAGCGCACGCGGCTGCACCTGGGGCTGGCGCTGGCGTTCCTCGCGGGCTCCGCGCTGGGCCCGTACCTGTTCCTGCGCCACGGGGCGGTGACGCTGCTGCTGCCGTGCGCGGTGCTGGGCGTGCTGGCCGCGCTGGACGTGCGGATGAACATCAAGCCCGCGGCGTCCCCCGCCGCGCCGGGCCACTGA
- a CDS encoding spermidine synthase yields the protein MVRYALAIFTSAFLLFGVQPLAGRYALPWYGGTPAVWTACMLFFQAVLLAGYAYAHAVASRLRPRAQAFLHLGLLVVALGALVARASWTGSPLAPGDGWRPVDDHLPVLRLMRMLAATLGLPFFVLSTTGPLLQSWFARARPERSPYVLYALSNAGSLLALLGYPFLVEPWVGRSAQAWGWAAGFVLFVLCVLACARDLLRRAPAANAPDAAPNPLGASAGALSEAPEEAPRPGVGRTLTWLALSTCASVLLLATTNKLSQDVAAGPFLWVMPLAVYLVTFILAFSRESLYARTPYSVALIASVVLVTYAHKEGPALGLGWQVLFHASALFTGAMVCHGELYRRRPAPRYLSAFYLWVSVGGVLGGVFVNLVAPALFNTYWEHPLALAACCAVAFAGLMRRPKEETVVVRTQRLLRGAMLVGVAMHLPLLVASDQARVRFAARNFFGVVRVLELSPEDPKQHQFALRHGAITHGWQYIRPERRNLPSAYYTPDSGLGLALTEQRRWRQAQGLPTGLHVGMLGLGVGNSAALLVAGDDVRFYEINPVIIDLARGKGGFFSTLTDTPARVEVVEGDARISLERELEHGSRKFDVLALDVFSSDAIPVHLLTREAVALYLQHLAPHGVLALHISNQHLDLVPISLAHARASGLAAALVTVDSQGDTVSSSWMLLSPEPEFFWGATFNGSRAHVRRLGLRGEPAYVWTDERSSVLQALRPRAQGRAAADPNVMDAPAPVARPSAP from the coding sequence ATGGTTCGCTACGCCCTCGCCATCTTCACCAGCGCCTTCCTGCTCTTTGGCGTCCAGCCTCTGGCGGGCCGCTACGCGCTGCCGTGGTACGGCGGCACGCCCGCGGTGTGGACGGCGTGCATGCTGTTCTTCCAGGCCGTGCTGCTCGCGGGCTACGCCTACGCGCACGCGGTGGCGTCCCGGCTGCGCCCGCGCGCGCAGGCCTTCCTGCACCTGGGCCTGCTGGTGGTGGCGCTGGGCGCGCTCGTGGCGCGGGCCTCGTGGACGGGCTCGCCGCTGGCGCCGGGGGACGGCTGGCGCCCGGTGGATGATCACCTGCCCGTGCTCCGGCTGATGCGGATGCTGGCCGCCACGCTGGGCCTGCCCTTCTTCGTGCTCAGCACCACCGGCCCGCTGCTCCAGTCGTGGTTCGCCCGCGCGCGGCCGGAGCGCTCGCCGTACGTGCTCTACGCGCTCTCCAACGCGGGCTCGCTGCTGGCGCTCCTGGGCTACCCGTTCCTCGTGGAGCCCTGGGTGGGCCGGAGCGCGCAGGCGTGGGGCTGGGCCGCGGGCTTCGTCCTCTTCGTCCTCTGCGTCCTGGCCTGCGCTCGCGACCTGCTGCGCCGCGCGCCAGCGGCCAACGCCCCCGACGCCGCCCCGAACCCCCTCGGGGCCTCCGCCGGGGCTCTTTCCGAGGCTCCCGAAGAAGCGCCGCGCCCGGGCGTGGGCCGCACGCTGACGTGGCTGGCGCTGAGCACGTGCGCGTCGGTGCTGCTGCTGGCCACGACGAACAAGCTGTCCCAGGACGTGGCGGCGGGCCCTTTCCTGTGGGTGATGCCGCTCGCCGTGTACCTGGTCACCTTCATCCTGGCCTTCTCGCGCGAGTCCCTCTACGCGCGCACGCCGTACTCGGTGGCGCTCATCGCCTCCGTGGTGCTGGTGACGTACGCGCACAAGGAGGGCCCCGCGCTGGGCCTGGGGTGGCAGGTGCTCTTCCACGCGTCCGCCCTCTTCACGGGCGCCATGGTGTGCCACGGCGAGCTGTACCGGCGCCGCCCGGCCCCGCGCTACCTGAGCGCCTTCTACCTCTGGGTGTCCGTGGGCGGCGTGCTGGGCGGCGTGTTCGTCAACCTGGTGGCGCCCGCCCTCTTCAACACCTACTGGGAGCACCCGCTGGCCCTGGCCGCGTGCTGCGCGGTGGCCTTCGCGGGGCTGATGCGCCGGCCGAAGGAGGAGACGGTGGTGGTGCGCACGCAGCGCCTGCTGCGCGGGGCGATGCTGGTGGGCGTGGCAATGCACCTGCCGCTGCTCGTCGCCTCGGACCAGGCTCGCGTGCGCTTCGCCGCGCGCAACTTCTTCGGCGTGGTGCGCGTGCTGGAGCTGTCTCCGGAGGACCCGAAGCAGCACCAGTTCGCCCTGCGCCACGGCGCCATCACGCACGGCTGGCAGTACATCCGCCCGGAGCGCCGCAACCTCCCTTCCGCGTATTACACGCCGGACAGCGGCCTGGGGCTCGCGCTCACGGAGCAGCGCCGGTGGCGCCAGGCCCAGGGGCTGCCCACCGGCCTGCACGTGGGCATGCTGGGGCTGGGCGTGGGCAACAGCGCCGCGCTCCTGGTGGCCGGGGACGACGTGCGCTTCTACGAAATCAACCCCGTCATCATCGACCTCGCGCGGGGGAAGGGCGGCTTCTTCAGCACGCTGACGGACACGCCCGCGCGCGTGGAGGTCGTCGAGGGCGACGCGCGCATCTCGCTGGAGCGGGAGCTGGAGCACGGCTCGCGGAAGTTCGACGTGCTGGCGCTGGACGTCTTCAGCTCGGATGCCATCCCGGTGCACCTGCTGACGCGCGAGGCGGTGGCGCTCTACCTCCAGCACCTGGCGCCGCACGGGGTGCTGGCGCTGCACATCAGCAACCAGCACCTGGACCTGGTGCCCATCAGCCTGGCGCACGCGCGGGCCTCCGGCCTGGCCGCGGCGCTCGTCACGGTGGACAGTCAGGGCGACACGGTGTCGAGCTCGTGGATGCTGCTGAGTCCGGAGCCGGAGTTCTTCTGGGGCGCCACCTTCAACGGGAGCCGCGCGCACGTGCGCCGGCTGGGGCTGCGCGGCGAGCCCGCCTACGTCTGGACGGACGAGCGCAGCAGTGTGCTCCAGGCCCTGCGCCCCAGGGCCCAGGGCCGCGCCGCGGCGGACCCGAACGTCATGGACGCGCCCGCGCCGGTGGCCCGGCCCTCGGCGCCCTGA
- a CDS encoding FHA domain-containing protein: MWQIIINGPGYFDTSYDLPEGVTSLGRADENDIVLGGDLVSRRHARLYVEGDALRIEDLGSRNGSRVNGAPLQGSKHLNAGDTVTLGENTLAVRQPHTVENAATEMMDLGAGGVVRFGHGTDVGPAVLMAKNVKDADVLRLLDNVGPLPFDDAFSGPSPVPAGSAVASPRVSYETLVLLVHAAEALATARTLTAFLESAMDRLLERTDATTAVVLLKHATGPLVPAAVRHRGRLAKGEVPVSDAIVDEALRQGRALAVGDVKDDRRFAGRESVIMYGVNRVLCIPVGTEPPFAGVLYVNVPGEGDTSLELMLDACTAVAHLVASGVQRFAVRDGSSTDRLRRNLERFHSPEVAERRSAEAQRTGGKLPGLEEKNLTVLHAELADFGAVIGRLGAARATQLLNDFHARMSGIVFSFEATVEGFMGESMRALFGVPYAKGDDAVRAVRAALALRADWERGMARRPQDERCDLRIALHSTKALVGMIGTEARTEYSAVGEGMGVAGWLASTAAPGQVLMTGKLLAATGARFDVMPLGERVVRPPRDKVAVFEVIEEDMGMLTNPGIR, translated from the coding sequence ATGTGGCAGATCATCATCAACGGGCCCGGCTACTTCGACACGTCGTACGACCTGCCCGAGGGCGTCACCAGCCTCGGCCGTGCGGACGAGAACGACATCGTGCTGGGCGGTGACCTCGTGTCGCGCCGGCACGCGCGCCTCTATGTCGAGGGCGATGCGCTGCGCATCGAGGACCTGGGCAGCCGCAACGGCAGCCGGGTGAACGGCGCGCCCTTGCAGGGCAGCAAGCACCTGAACGCGGGCGACACCGTGACGCTGGGGGAGAACACCCTCGCGGTGCGCCAGCCGCACACGGTGGAGAACGCCGCCACGGAGATGATGGACCTGGGCGCGGGCGGCGTCGTGCGCTTCGGGCACGGCACGGACGTGGGCCCAGCAGTGCTGATGGCCAAGAACGTCAAGGACGCGGACGTGCTGCGCCTGCTGGACAACGTGGGGCCGCTGCCGTTCGACGACGCGTTCTCCGGCCCCTCGCCCGTGCCCGCGGGCTCCGCCGTCGCCAGCCCGCGCGTGTCGTACGAGACGCTGGTGCTGCTGGTGCACGCCGCGGAGGCGCTGGCCACCGCGCGCACGCTGACCGCGTTCCTGGAGTCCGCGATGGACCGGCTCCTGGAGCGCACCGACGCCACGACGGCGGTGGTGCTGCTCAAGCACGCCACCGGGCCGCTGGTGCCCGCGGCGGTGCGCCACCGGGGACGGCTGGCCAAGGGTGAAGTGCCCGTGTCGGACGCCATCGTGGACGAGGCCCTGCGCCAGGGCCGCGCGCTCGCGGTGGGCGACGTGAAGGACGACCGCCGCTTCGCCGGACGCGAGAGCGTCATCATGTACGGCGTGAACCGGGTGCTGTGCATCCCCGTCGGCACCGAGCCGCCCTTCGCGGGCGTGCTCTACGTCAACGTCCCCGGCGAGGGCGACACCAGCCTGGAGCTGATGCTGGATGCGTGCACCGCGGTGGCCCACCTGGTGGCCAGCGGCGTGCAGCGCTTCGCCGTGCGCGACGGCTCCAGCACGGACCGGCTGCGGCGCAACCTGGAGCGCTTCCACTCGCCGGAGGTGGCCGAGCGCCGCTCCGCCGAGGCCCAGCGCACCGGCGGCAAGCTGCCGGGCCTGGAGGAGAAGAACCTCACCGTGCTGCACGCGGAGCTGGCGGACTTCGGCGCGGTGATTGGCCGGCTGGGCGCGGCGCGGGCCACGCAGCTGCTCAACGACTTCCACGCGCGCATGAGCGGCATCGTCTTCAGCTTCGAGGCCACCGTCGAAGGCTTCATGGGCGAGTCCATGCGCGCGCTGTTCGGCGTGCCCTACGCCAAGGGCGACGACGCGGTCCGCGCGGTGCGCGCGGCGCTGGCCCTGCGCGCGGACTGGGAGCGCGGCATGGCCCGCCGGCCCCAGGACGAGCGCTGCGACCTGCGAATCGCGCTGCACTCCACCAAGGCGCTGGTGGGGATGATCGGCACCGAGGCGCGCACGGAGTACAGCGCCGTGGGAGAGGGCATGGGGGTGGCCGGCTGGCTGGCCTCCACTGCGGCCCCCGGTCAGGTGCTGATGACGGGCAAGCTGCTGGCGGCCACCGGGGCGCGCTTCGACGTCATGCCGCTGGGGGAGCGGGTGGTGCGGCCTCCCCGCGACAAGGTGGCGGTTTTCGAGGTGATTGAAGAGGACATGGGCATGCTGACCAACCCCGGTATCCGGTGA
- a CDS encoding histidine triad nucleotide-binding protein, producing MPESDCLFCKIRDGLIPAKVVYQDEDCLAFEDINPQAPTHVLFIPRRHIPTVNDLTAEDREVVGSLYIGAAKLARERGFADTGYRVVMNTQRDAGQTVFHIHLHLLAGRPLHWPPG from the coding sequence ATGCCCGAATCCGACTGCCTCTTCTGCAAGATTCGCGATGGCCTCATCCCGGCGAAGGTCGTCTACCAGGACGAGGACTGCCTGGCCTTCGAGGACATCAACCCCCAGGCCCCCACCCACGTGCTGTTCATCCCGCGCAGGCACATCCCCACGGTGAACGACCTCACGGCGGAGGACCGGGAGGTGGTGGGCAGCCTCTACATCGGCGCGGCGAAGCTGGCGCGCGAGCGGGGCTTCGCGGACACGGGCTACCGGGTGGTGATGAACACCCAGCGCGACGCGGGCCAGACGGTGTTCCACATCCACCTGCACCTGCTCGCGGGCCGCCCCCTGCACTGGCCGCCGGGCTAG
- the hprK gene encoding HPr(Ser) kinase/phosphatase, translated as MKSIRISQLLEDQGHDLRLTLMAGTQGLKRTVDSSRIQKPGLALAGFTEHLHPHRVQVFGNTEISYLATLPEDAQRASLAKLFGEEDLACVVVTKALDVPRALVDACEAAGLALMKTPLLSSEFIQRVQSFLEDALTESSSLHGVLMDVFGVGILLLGKSGIGKSEIALDLVMRGHRLVADDIVDVTRRKGAVYGAGNPVIKHHMEIRGLGIINIKDLFGVSAVREQKKIELVIELQEWDPHQEYDRLGVEDKHLQIVGVDIPLSVVPVRPGRNMATIVEVAARNQLLKLQGHHSAREFAERLNRAIAQGAMRRTLGEEVE; from the coding sequence ATGAAATCCATTCGCATCTCCCAGCTCCTCGAGGACCAGGGCCACGACCTGCGGCTGACCCTGATGGCGGGCACCCAGGGGCTGAAGCGCACGGTGGACTCCTCGCGCATCCAGAAGCCCGGGCTGGCGCTGGCGGGCTTCACCGAGCACCTCCACCCGCACCGCGTCCAGGTCTTCGGCAACACCGAAATCTCCTACCTGGCCACCCTGCCGGAGGACGCGCAGCGCGCCTCGCTGGCCAAGCTCTTCGGCGAGGAGGACCTGGCCTGCGTCGTGGTCACCAAGGCGCTGGACGTGCCGCGCGCGCTGGTGGACGCCTGCGAGGCGGCGGGCCTGGCGCTGATGAAGACGCCGCTGCTCTCCAGCGAGTTCATCCAGCGGGTGCAGAGCTTCCTGGAGGACGCGCTCACGGAGTCCAGCAGCCTGCACGGCGTGCTGATGGACGTCTTCGGCGTGGGCATCCTGCTGCTGGGCAAGAGCGGCATCGGCAAGAGTGAAATCGCCCTGGACCTGGTGATGCGGGGCCACCGGCTGGTGGCGGACGACATCGTGGACGTCACCCGGCGCAAGGGGGCCGTCTACGGCGCGGGCAACCCGGTCATCAAGCACCACATGGAGATCCGCGGCCTGGGCATCATCAACATCAAGGACCTCTTCGGAGTGTCCGCCGTCCGGGAGCAGAAGAAGATTGAGCTTGTGATCGAGCTGCAGGAGTGGGATCCGCACCAGGAGTACGACCGCCTGGGCGTGGAGGACAAGCACCTGCAGATCGTCGGCGTGGACATCCCCTTGTCGGTCGTGCCGGTGCGTCCTGGACGCAACATGGCCACCATCGTGGAGGTGGCCGCGCGCAACCAACTGTTGAAGCTTCAGGGCCACCATTCGGCGCGAGAGTTCGCCGAGCGACTCAATCGAGCCATCGCCCAGGGGGCGATGCGCCGCACCTTGGGAGAAGAGGTCGAGTGA
- the rapZ gene encoding RNase adapter RapZ, which produces MTAPAKQIIVITGMSGSGKSTAIRALEDAGFFCIDNLPVLLLPKLTELAGGGNIERMALVMDAREGVFLKDAPRVLDEVRRAGHQVDVLFLDASDDSLMRRFSETRRRHPLAPDGTVAEGIHLEREALKDLRELADQVIDSSALNVHDLKRMVQGRFSPEPTTGPSLSIMSFGYRYGVPPQADLVFDVRFLPNPYFVPELKGLTGKNPKVSGYVLEREETQAFLDKVVDLCRFLFPRYQKEGKAYLTVALGCTGGKHRSVALAAEMVRRLSTDYGRVQLWDRDIEKE; this is translated from the coding sequence GTGACCGCCCCCGCGAAGCAGATCATCGTCATCACCGGCATGTCAGGTTCCGGAAAGTCCACCGCCATCCGGGCGCTGGAGGACGCCGGGTTCTTCTGCATCGACAACCTGCCGGTGCTCCTCTTGCCCAAGCTCACGGAGCTGGCCGGTGGCGGCAACATCGAGCGCATGGCGCTGGTGATGGACGCGCGTGAGGGCGTCTTCCTCAAGGACGCGCCGCGCGTGCTGGACGAGGTCCGCCGCGCGGGCCACCAGGTGGACGTGCTCTTCCTGGACGCCAGCGACGACAGCCTCATGCGCCGCTTCAGCGAGACGCGCCGCCGCCACCCGCTGGCCCCGGACGGCACGGTGGCGGAGGGCATCCACCTGGAGCGCGAGGCGCTCAAGGACCTGCGCGAGCTGGCGGACCAGGTCATCGACTCGTCGGCGCTCAACGTGCACGACCTGAAGCGCATGGTGCAGGGGCGCTTCAGCCCGGAGCCCACGACGGGCCCCAGCCTGTCCATCATGTCCTTCGGCTACCGGTACGGCGTGCCGCCGCAGGCGGACCTCGTGTTCGACGTGCGCTTCCTGCCGAACCCGTACTTCGTGCCGGAGCTCAAGGGGCTCACGGGCAAGAACCCGAAGGTGTCCGGGTACGTGCTGGAGCGGGAGGAGACGCAAGCGTTCCTGGACAAGGTCGTGGACCTCTGCCGCTTCCTGTTCCCCCGCTACCAGAAGGAGGGGAAGGCGTACCTCACGGTGGCGCTGGGGTGCACGGGCGGCAAGCACCGCTCCGTGGCGCTGGCGGCGGAGATGGTGCGCCGGCTGTCCACGGACTACGGCCGCGTGCAGCTGTGGGACCGGGACATCGAGAAGGAGTAG
- a CDS encoding serine/threonine-protein kinase → MGEIYLARLEGAQGFEKLCVIKKILPQFAEDQDFVDRFVGEARTLVRLGHGSIAQVLDMGVHEGEAYMALEYVDGKDLRKVAARVRDRQTPLPLTFVLYVMGRVLDALAYAHRKRDEDEKELKLVHRDISPQNILISYEGEVKVIDFGLAKSRLSAAKTNPSIILGKFLYMSPEQARHQPVDRRSDLYAVGLCLYELISGKNPFDALPPGELMSAVANPKVAPLGEVEPLTPPAVSQLVAKALAVEPAQRFQTAEDFRVRLQACLMEIDTSAGPESVSRFMRDLFSSDYQSERRLLASLREVSRDMRASGTYESLGAAPRPTMQVPTLPAKTIRLDGPVEPLSFHPTPRSREDGGGARDDGETRPGVMVDESTRPAFPVEALEEAARAKMRPSPASSEPSLTVEVRQDAMERPTILEGLPAIRLPSDRPVEAEVLAPPPGEPTAPRAEALPSAEAPGEPTAPRATSLPYSDPGLASRDAPVVPDVPVSRPFADAGRGASLPFSDSVGPRGVPPVAEPRSFAPPPPPMAAIPAVRPADGPVPVVPADASRPVSPPPMPSFDSGAGRFEASGESLPFMEPPPPPDGPFLDDEGLPESDYPWPEPIPEGGRAELRAAEVRIPEGQRPTAAMPSVPSSRPGVTTPSNGSRPAPPSAFDAALTPEPLPSFEPVRASESARGFDTPRAAEPARAAEPRIPEGQRPTAAMPSVPSSRPGVTTPSNGNRPLPAYAAPTIQVPSIQSGASRSTDFDEEPLVGSEPLDPGPAPRPTMQDTRPSEELVSVDPRALEVDSSVPYISADPDDVLSAREGDADTHPRIPMPRAPRREEPQPRVMLDEAALREPSSSSSKREPDTGPARGRTGSRRAVRGSSPGTPPARSSTASSMRAVAPARAPAPAVDPDESSTSRSSRDDSTRRKAMPVRPEASEPPRAARREPAPVRKGGALRSVLVFTLLLVVALSIVGAGLYFVPELRVAVGLEQSRTSKPPPPTPVRPSTPAAAQNTPPAKEVAATQAEATPPPAREEAATQAEATPPPAEPAPAVAPAVAPTLNSDDLLAPDEPTEAAAAPTPAAKKAVPSRPGKRPAPVRAPAKEGGATTELEREWAATKALFLTLESNHGCGAMGLTCNVYGTMVEDFNQGGSKTPTLKQVKLLHQQLRDVKRRQE, encoded by the coding sequence ATGGGGGAGATCTACCTCGCCCGCCTGGAGGGCGCGCAGGGCTTCGAGAAGCTGTGCGTCATCAAGAAGATCCTCCCGCAGTTCGCGGAGGACCAGGACTTCGTCGACCGCTTCGTCGGTGAGGCGCGCACGCTGGTGCGGCTGGGGCACGGCTCCATCGCGCAGGTGCTGGACATGGGCGTGCACGAGGGCGAGGCCTACATGGCCCTCGAGTACGTGGACGGCAAGGACCTGCGCAAGGTGGCCGCGCGCGTGAGGGACCGGCAGACGCCGCTGCCGCTCACGTTCGTGCTCTACGTGATGGGCCGGGTGCTGGACGCGCTCGCGTACGCGCACAGGAAGCGGGACGAGGACGAGAAGGAGCTGAAGCTCGTCCACCGGGACATCTCCCCGCAGAACATCCTCATCTCCTACGAAGGGGAGGTGAAGGTCATCGACTTCGGCCTGGCCAAGAGCCGGCTGTCGGCGGCGAAGACGAACCCCAGCATCATCCTGGGCAAGTTCCTCTACATGTCGCCCGAGCAGGCCCGGCACCAGCCGGTGGACCGCCGCAGCGACCTGTACGCGGTGGGCCTGTGCCTCTACGAGCTCATCTCCGGCAAGAACCCCTTCGACGCGCTACCGCCGGGCGAGCTGATGTCCGCGGTGGCGAACCCGAAGGTGGCGCCGCTCGGTGAGGTGGAGCCGCTGACGCCGCCGGCGGTGTCGCAGCTGGTGGCGAAGGCGCTGGCGGTGGAGCCGGCCCAGCGCTTCCAGACGGCGGAGGACTTCCGGGTGCGCCTGCAGGCGTGCCTGATGGAGATCGACACCAGCGCGGGCCCGGAGAGCGTCAGCCGCTTCATGCGCGACCTGTTCTCCTCGGACTACCAGTCCGAGCGCCGCCTGCTGGCGTCCCTGCGCGAGGTGTCGCGCGACATGCGCGCCAGCGGCACGTACGAGTCGCTGGGCGCCGCGCCGCGCCCGACGATGCAGGTGCCCACGCTGCCGGCGAAGACCATCCGCCTGGATGGGCCGGTGGAGCCGCTGTCCTTCCACCCCACGCCCCGCAGCCGCGAGGACGGCGGTGGCGCGCGCGACGACGGGGAGACGCGCCCCGGCGTGATGGTGGACGAGTCCACCCGCCCCGCGTTCCCGGTGGAGGCGCTGGAGGAGGCGGCCCGCGCGAAGATGCGGCCCAGCCCCGCGTCGTCGGAGCCGTCGCTCACGGTGGAGGTCCGCCAGGACGCGATGGAGCGGCCCACCATCCTCGAGGGCCTGCCGGCCATCCGGCTTCCTTCGGACCGCCCGGTGGAGGCGGAGGTCCTGGCCCCGCCGCCCGGCGAGCCCACCGCGCCCCGGGCGGAAGCGCTGCCCTCGGCGGAGGCGCCAGGGGAGCCCACCGCGCCGCGCGCCACGTCGCTGCCGTACTCCGACCCCGGGCTGGCGTCGCGCGACGCGCCCGTGGTGCCGGACGTGCCGGTGTCGCGGCCGTTCGCGGACGCGGGCCGGGGGGCGTCGCTGCCCTTCTCGGATTCAGTGGGGCCTCGGGGCGTGCCGCCTGTCGCGGAGCCCCGGTCGTTCGCGCCGCCGCCTCCGCCCATGGCGGCGATTCCAGCCGTGCGGCCGGCGGATGGACCCGTGCCCGTCGTGCCGGCGGATGCGTCCCGGCCGGTGTCGCCTCCTCCGATGCCGTCCTTCGACTCCGGGGCGGGGCGGTTCGAGGCGTCGGGTGAGTCACTGCCGTTCATGGAGCCGCCGCCTCCGCCGGACGGCCCGTTCCTCGATGACGAGGGGCTCCCCGAGAGCGACTACCCGTGGCCGGAGCCCATCCCCGAGGGAGGCCGGGCCGAGCTTCGCGCCGCCGAGGTCCGCATCCCGGAGGGGCAGCGTCCCACCGCCGCGATGCCGTCGGTGCCGTCTTCGCGCCCCGGTGTGACGACGCCGTCGAATGGCAGCCGTCCCGCGCCGCCGTCCGCGTTCGACGCGGCCCTCACCCCGGAGCCCCTGCCGAGCTTCGAGCCGGTGCGCGCGTCGGAGTCCGCTCGCGGCTTCGATACGCCCCGCGCCGCTGAACCCGCGCGTGCCGCCGAGCCGCGCATCCCGGAAGGCCAGCGCCCCACCGCCGCGATGCCGTCGGTGCCGTCTTCGCGCCCCGGTGTGACGACGCCGTCGAATGGCAACCGGCCGCTGCCGGCCTACGCCGCGCCCACCATCCAGGTGCCCTCCATCCAGTCCGGGGCCTCGCGCTCCACCGACTTCGATGAGGAGCCGCTGGTGGGCTCCGAGCCGCTCGACCCGGGTCCCGCTCCCCGGCCCACGATGCAGGACACGCGGCCGTCGGAGGAGCTGGTCTCGGTGGATCCGCGCGCCCTGGAGGTGGACTCCAGCGTGCCGTACATCTCCGCGGATCCGGACGACGTCCTGTCCGCGCGCGAGGGCGACGCGGACACGCACCCGCGCATCCCCATGCCCCGCGCCCCGCGCCGCGAGGAGCCCCAGCCCCGCGTGATGCTGGACGAGGCCGCGCTGCGCGAGCCTTCCTCATCCTCCAGCAAGCGCGAGCCCGACACCGGTCCGGCCCGGGGCCGCACGGGGTCTCGCCGCGCCGTGCGCGGTTCGTCGCCTGGCACGCCGCCTGCGCGCTCCAGCACCGCGTCGAGCATGCGCGCCGTGGCTCCCGCCCGCGCCCCCGCGCCCGCCGTGGATCCGGACGAGTCCTCCACCTCGCGCTCGTCGCGCGACGACTCGACCCGGCGCAAGGCGATGCCCGTGCGGCCGGAGGCCTCGGAGCCGCCCCGTGCCGCGCGGCGTGAGCCCGCGCCGGTGCGCAAGGGCGGCGCGCTGCGCTCCGTGCTGGTGTTCACGCTGCTGCTGGTCGTGGCGCTGTCCATCGTGGGCGCGGGGCTCTACTTCGTCCCCGAGCTGCGCGTGGCCGTGGGCCTGGAGCAGTCGCGGACGTCGAAGCCGCCTCCGCCCACGCCGGTGCGTCCGTCCACTCCCGCCGCGGCCCAGAACACGCCGCCCGCCAAGGAGGTGGCCGCGACGCAGGCTGAGGCCACGCCGCCGCCCGCCAGGGAGGAGGCCGCGACGCAGGCCGAGGCCACGCCGCCGCCCGCCGAGCCCGCTCCGGCCGTGGCTCCCGCCGTGGCTCCGACGCTGAACTCGGATGACCTGCTCGCTCCGGATGAGCCGACGGAGGCGGCCGCCGCTCCCACTCCCGCGGCGAAGAAGGCGGTCCCGTCACGCCCGGGCAAGCGCCCCGCCCCGGTCCGCGCCCCCGCCAAGGAGGGCGGTGCGACCACGGAGCTGGAGCGGGAATGGGCGGCGACGAAGGCCCTCTTCCTGACGCTCGAGAGCAATCACGGCTGCGGCGCCATGGGGCTGACCTGCAACGTCTACGGGACGATGGTGGAGGACTTCAACCAGGGCGGCAGCAAGACGCCGACCCTCAAGCAGGTGAAGCTCCTGCACCAGCAGCTCCGGGACGTGAAGCGCCGTCAGGAGTAG